The following proteins come from a genomic window of Montipora foliosa isolate CH-2021 chromosome 2, ASM3666993v2, whole genome shotgun sequence:
- the LOC137993480 gene encoding uncharacterized protein encodes MPDQGLSAKELRRIWNDEFLPSIRREIKTEILELKSSIKALTERCNELEKSQDFVSKKYDTAIAALQSVKSEISNLDKKHTTIVNSLEEKLGELAGTIDRQDQSLYRVESTLDETQQYLRRDCLEINGVPISSYENPNQLVKEVGLLAGVEIDDRHIAATHKLPDSKNVKNRLIVKFIQRDKREELYKHRKNLVGKNISHLPSVEDGNGKIFINESLTSYRKRLFGRIREYKRNNNLKYLWTSNGKIMLKVNDTSPTQAFVTHEQFEDYLDQISNH; translated from the coding sequence ATGCCGGATCAAGGTTTAAGTGCAAAAGAGTTACGAAGAATTTGGAATGATGAATTTCTACCAAGTATAAGACGTGAAATTAAAACCGAGATACTTGAACTCAAATCGAGCATCAAAGCACTAACTGAGAGATGTAACGAGTTGGAGAAGTCTCAAGATTTTGTCTCCAAGAAATATGACACTGCCATAGCTGCTCTCCAAAGTGTTAAAAGCGAAATATCTAACCTCGATAAAAAACATACAACGATTGTAAATTCGCTTGAGGAGAAACTCGGAGAGCTGGCGGGGACAATCGACAGACAAGATCAGTCATTGTATCGGGTCGAGAGCACTCTTGATGAGACTCAACAGTATCTGAGGAGAGATTGTTTAGAAATCAACGGCGTACCGATCTCATCGTATGAAAACCCCAATCAACTTGTGAAAGAAGTTGGCTTGCTCGCTGGTGTTGAAATTGATGATCGCCATATTGCCGCCACGCATAAACTCCCAGACTCAAAGAATGTAAAAAATCGTCTCATTGTGAAATTTATTCAGAGAGATAAGAGGGAAGAACTGTACAAGCATCGGAAGAACCTGGTAGGAAAAAACATCAGCCACCTGCCCTCAGTTGAAGATGGGAATGGCAAGATCTTTATTAATGAATCCTTGACTAGTTATCGCAAGAGGCTCTTTGGTCGCATAAGGGAGTAcaagagaaataacaatttgaaATACCTGTGGACAAGCAACGGTAAAATTATGCTGAAAGTGAATGATACGTCCCCCACACAAGCCTTTGTGACACACGAACAATTTGAGGATTATCTCGACCAGATAAGCAATCATTGA